agggagGGCCCCGCTGTAGTATAGCTGTCGCTCCATTCCACAGCGGCCCCTCTCCACTCACCGCGCTCCTCCCTATCCCCTCAGGCGGCAGCAAGCCCACCCTATGAGCCCTCGGGATTCCCAAGCTACCTTTCCCCACCCCGCCGAACCCAGCAGCTTTCCCCTcgaccctccccaccccacctgcCCGCCCAGGCACCACCGTCTCGCTCCTCACACCTCCCGCCTCGCCACTCTCCTCACACTGCCGCTCCCGCGCACTGCACCCGCGCACTGCACCCACGCCTGCTTGCCCGCCTGCTTGCCCGCCTTCCGCTTCCTGCCTCGTGATTGGCTCCCCACGGCATAGCCCCGCCTTTCTCCGGCCGCGATTGGCCATTCTGCTGAACGGCGAGCGCTGCTATTGGCGGCAAGGCGGCAGCCTGCAGGTTAGGCTGATCACCGGTGGCGAGCGGGGCGAAGGCGCTATTGTTGCCGGGTCGCTGAGGAGAGgagccggcgggcggcggggccgggtaGCGCGGGCCCAGCAGCAGCCATGAGCGGCGGCGTGTACGGGGGAGGTGAGTCCGGCGGCTCCGCGCTTGCCCGTCCTCCgttcctcccctcccccgcccggcGACCGTGGAGATCGGCGCCGTCCCGTGAGGCGGCGCGTGCGAGCCTCCCGCGGGCGCTtcccgcctcccgccgctcccTCAGGCCCCGGGCGCGGGGGGCCGCGGCCCGACCCTCCTAGAACCCTCCCGCAGCCCTCCCGGTTCCTCCGCAGCAtgcgtgaggaagaggaggcggcagGCCTTGTTTACGTCCCTCCCGGCTCTCCCCGGAGACTGGCTCAGCCCCGGCCTTGGGCTGAATTAGCGCCGCTCGAGTGCCGGCTGGCCCCAGAAGACCCCCCGCGCTGTGGAAAGTGGGGTTTCGTTTCCTCCCAGGGCACTTCTGCCCACCCTTCCGTGAGGAGCGGTGTCCAGGTGTTTTGCCTCAGACTTTGGTTTTCCCGAGGGCGTGCAGAGCACCTCAGCGAGGATCGGGGCCCACGGGGGTGAGGTGTGGCAGCCCCCACTGACAGAATTGGTGTTTTCAGGCCCACCTTGCTAATTCTCATTGCCCCCGGGAGGTCTGAGCTCACCTGGATTCGGGTGACTGTCAAGTTAGCACTTTCTGAAAGTTTTGTCATCTTTAGATGCAACTATGTTGTCCCTTTTCTGTTAGAATTCCCGTTTTACTTCTGCTAAAGGAAGGTATTGCAGTGTCCTAGTTAAAGCGTATCTGTAGTCTTGTAATAGCTCTCTGGTAACTGGAGGTATGAATAGAGTTTCTTCTTGCCTTGGAAAAGATGCTTcgacttgcttttcttcttttgcgAGCAAACCAGATGGGGCAGTTAAAAAGTTCACGATCGTGGTAGAGCGTAATAACCATTCACTATCTCTTCATCTTTTCAGATGAAGTTGGGGCTCTTGTTTTTGACATTGGCTCGTACACAGTGAGAGCGGGCTATGCAGGCGAGGACTGCCCAAAGGTGAGAATCTGTGTGACtcaatagaaataaaacatgaatttgTGCCTTAGGTCTTGTGTGTTAGTTACGAGCTTTCAGAATATGCTCATTTCTGTTCTGACTGTATTGTGTAAGGAAAGCTCTGAATTTATGAGCAAAAAAACACTCAAAACATTAATAATTCTTATATACTGCTTATCTTTTGCCTTACAGGTTGATTTTCCAACAGCCATTGGTGTGGTGCTAGAAAGGGACAATGGCAGCACTCTGATGGAGATAGATGGTGACAAAGGCAAACAAGGAGGCCCGACTTACTACATAGACACCAATGCCCTGAGAGTTCCGAGGGAAAATATGGAGGccatttcacctttaaaaaacGGAATGAGTATGGTGCTCTGTCTTTTTCtacctgtttttaaaatagcattgctAGGCTGCAAAAAGTCCTAGGTTTCATGTAAACATATGCTATGCATGGCAACAGAAGCCGTAAGAACGGATACCTGATTTACAAATTGCATGAAGTATAGTTGGTTTACAGAGTCAGTGGACTTTCATCATAATTCTTGAAACATTATGATCGTGATGCTTACAGAGAAGAGAACTCTGCAAAGCTATGAAGGGAGGTGTAtgtctgctgaggacagctttcGACTAAGGAGCTctactcaaaataaaacaaaaaaggcattgGAAAACCTTTATGTATTTGTGAAATGGAACAAAACTTAGAAGTAACTACTCTGCTCACTTCAATGTTGTTACAGTTGAAGACTGGGATAGTTTCCAGGCAATTTTGGATCACACTTACAAGATGCATATTAAATCTGAAGCAAGTTTGCATCCTGTCCTTATGTCCGAAGCACCGGTGAGTAAAAGCAGCTTTGCCTTTTGAAAAGTCTTAACTGTATCTTCTTGCTGACTCTGCAAACACGAGTCTTGGGCAAGTCTGACATTGGCTTGAAGGTTACGAATGTTAAAACTTAGCTGcagaaataacaattttaaaatactttgccaGGTTCTGGGAAGTAATCTGTTTAAGAAACatgtctaaaaaagaaaacaacttgaaATAGTTTGCATGAGTTACattagaaattatttacaatgtGCTATTGTTTTTCACTTATCAAAAAGGAgtcaaaattaaagaaaacataaatctcTTTTTACTGCctagaataaaagcaaaaatatatttggatGTCTTATTATGTATTAAGTTACACTTAATAAAACGCCACTGAAAATCTGTCGCTTTGTTCAGCCTTACAACTAATATTACAtgatggaaaataatatttatagtgGAGAAGTTTtggtttttctgtcttcatttctgtAAACGGCCCTGTAAGGTAAGTGAAGTGAGCGAATACAAATTTCTGGGAAAACGTGGACAAGGTTTCTGTCATTTAATAATGCTCAGCATTTGAAGGGTGGATCTTAAAGTCACAATGCAAAAGGTAGACATGCCATATAAAAGTTATGCCTATCTTTAATAAAATCTTattaaaaggattttctttttcattattcccTTGTGTTGAATTGTAGCTTGTGGAGTATGGATGAATTTGCAATGGTTATTTCATGTTTGATGACTCAGTGGATGTCTGATTAGAGGTTCCCGTTGGCATTCTCCTTACAGAACTAATCTTATTTTAATGTATTGGCTTGGAAAAAACTTGATGTTTTCAGCAATGTGTAGAatatttgatatatatatattctggCTTAACTGCAAGTACAGTAGAACAGTAGAAAAATACCTTGGAAACAGGaaaatctggatttatttttctttcaactggGCAAGTTATTTCATGTATCTTTCCCCTTGTAAAATGGGCATGTTACTTGTTTTAGAAAGTTCTTTGAGAGGCTGATACTGGAAGAGCTGTAGAAGCGTAAAGAAATGTCTATTTTAACAGTAAAAGAGTATATCACTTTTGCCCTTCATTTTAAGAGGTCCTTCTGTATTTGTTAGTCGAtacttctttatttctgtgtgaTGGATAAGCATTAATGTATTGTAGTAGAATTGGAATAAAAAAGGTTCTAAAGAAGTAAGTTACTAGAAATCTGTCTCTATAGAATTTTAATATGATTTGAAACCATGGGTATAATAATTCTAATTACTTCTTTAATGTGTTAGCATTCTCTTAGTGTGTTCTAATATAAACATATCTTGCTCTTGGTCACTTATTTGTggtttggcttattttttttcttctagtggAATACTAGAGCAAAGCGTGAAAAACTGACTGAACTGATGTTTGAACACTACAACATCCCTGCTTTTTTCTTGTGCAAAACAGCTGTCCTAACAGCGTATCCTTtggaatgtttcactgcttcccCCCCTACCTCCCAGAAATTACAGTAAACTTATTCTAGGTAATTCCTAGTAAAACAGCATGTCTAACttctctgaaattaatttttccgTAAACATCTAAGGATGAAGTAAACGAATTCTGTTTCTGAACTTTAGGGCTGTTTCTGAGCTTTAGAGCTCAGTTGTGAAATTCTCCTGATGCGACTGTTTTCCTTGAAGATGAtgtctctcttttattttatttttttttcccccccattgtATACCATGAGTAAGAATATTACAGACTTGAAATGGTGTTTGTCCAGACTACTAAATACAGTAATTAGAGCTTGAAGTTCCCATAGCCTTAAGATGAatatttggaattattttaaagtaatgacaTGTTTCAGCTTCAGAGTCTAAATTAATTGCATACACTTAGAGCTTGCTGCATCGTATTGACTTGAAGTCTCACCTTTGTATGTCCAAAGCTCAAGTTGGTTCACAGACAGAAGTTAAATGCCATTCTCTCTTTGAGGTGGTGCGCTTCATAGAAAGATGATTTGCACTTGAAAATGGCAAATCCTTTTGTAGAGCCAATGAAAAACACATCAGGGTCTTCATTCCTCATTATGCTCTTAATTGCatggcaatatttttttcctaaggtgaAAATTACAATATTTTCCTTAATCATTGTGGCTAGTTTTGCTAATGGGAGATCTACAGGTCTCATTTTGGATAGCGGAGCAACACACACCACTGCTATTCCAGTGCATGATGGATATGTACTTCAGCAAGGTAAAAATTTTCATGGATAACAGCATTGCAGTATCAAGGTCAAGTTggctttctttctgcttttacacagatttaaaaacaacaaaactctaTCAccttaaatatggaaaaaaacccaaaccaaaacaaaccctaaTGGTGTTCACTGACAAATAGTTTGTTGGGagaatttattcattatttcagtgctttctaGGCTGGGGGGTggtatttggttttttgtttctctagttcagggttgttgttttttttttttttgacttttagGTATTGTAAAATCACCGCTTGCAGGAGACTTTATTACTATGCAGTGCCGGGAATTGTTTCAAGAGATGAACATAGAAATAATTCCTCCATATATGATTGCTTCAAAGGTGGGAAAGGAACTTTATTTAGTAGTGCGTGCTTGGGGAGAAGCTTGAATGGTTAACTGTTGGTCATGTTTCCTCCGATCTCAGGAGGCAGTTCGTGAGGGGTCGCCAgcaaactggaagagaaaagagaagttaCCCCAGGTCACTAGGTCTTGGCACAACTACATGTGTAATGTAAGTAGGTCGTTTCTCCCACTCTCAAACTTCCCTAGGCATCTCATAAAGAGGTTTTGGTTGCAAGTATATCAGGTTTTCCTCTTGAAGAACtagaaagtctttaaaaaaaaaaaaaatcagtatcaattttaaaaagtctttcaaaCTCAAGACTGAAATTGATATAACCATGTTATTCTTCACTCCATAGTGTGTCATTCAGGACTTTCAAGCTTCTGTCCTCCAAGTATCAGATTCAACCTATGATGAACAGTACGtcactctgtttttcttcttgtaaaattGATTATCAGTTGTGCGTGGGGTGCTTCGCCTGTTATTGCTGTTAGCTGGGTTTATTACAGAAGAAGTTTCTAGataaaatctgtttatttctgAAAGTAGAAATACAGTGTACATACAGGtggtaggtttttttatttaattccaaGATGCATGAGATAATAATAAATATCAAAAGTGTAAGTCATATGTATCTCAATATTCCAGTTGAAACTTTGGTTTATAATGCTACTTAGATAGCTTAACATCCTGTTTATGTTGTGTTGCTTTAATGTGTTACTTTCTGATGAATGCTCCAGGGTAGCAGCACAGATGCCAACCGTTCATTACGAGTTCCCCAACGGTTATAACTGTGACTTTGGTGCTGAGCGTCTAAAAATTCCAGAGGGATTGTTTGATCCTTCTAATGTAAAGGTAAAATAACTGTGATATGTAGTAATTGTAAGGCTTTAAATTACTAGATTATTGCATTACTTCCTTTTGTAGGATGTTCTTAATTTTGTgatttgtatgtgtgtatttacGCTCTGTGGTTCTCCTGGGGGTACAATTTGCctgtgttggttttgggttgggcTAGCAAAGAACAAAATGTAGTTCAAAATGGGTGGTGATGCGCTGAATGGGtaaataggactttttttttttccttccctaaaaaATGCTTAGCTCCCTCTAGTAATATCTGTATATTCAACTCATTCAGGGCTTCTGCATGCCTTTCTCTTTTGAAGCAATGATATGTAGATTACTAATTTTAATTCTAGGGTTTATCTGGTAACACGATGTTGGGTGTGAGCCACGTTGTCACAACAAGCGTTGGAATGTGTGATATAGACATCAGGCCGGTAAGTGTTAGTCagacatgttttattttaaggcatagatatttttgtgctgataGGATTTTTTGGGACTAGAACACTGTTGTTGAAGAAATGTGGATTTCCTAGGATGATGATAAACACATTAGAATAATTCTCTAAGTACTACATATTTGTATAGAGAAACACGTAGAATTACTGTTTTGTCTTACAAAATGCTAAATCAGGATTTTTTACTCTTAATCAGTGTTTCTACCTATATATAAATAGCTAATGTCTAGATTTTGTGGCTGGCACTGCATAACATTCATTGGATTGGCTTCAAATGAGCATTTTATGCTCATAACTTTGAGTGTTACcttcagatttttgtgtgtgGCAGATAGACAAAAGTTCCGTATGATTGGTTATGTCTAGAAAGTAGAGAatagaaggaagagaagaggttTAAAAGAagacctttctttttaaaactatgtTCTAACTTTCTCAGGTGTCAATTTGAAAATATTCAAGTTTGATACGGACTGCATGGGGGTTGTTTCAAAAATTTTTCCTCTTCCGTGGCGTCTCAGGTTGGCTGAGTAGGCCAGGCCATGAGTTGTGTTCACCAACTGCAGCATTAGTGAGACTGAAAACTGTTGCAGTGCTGTGGGGTTTTCCTTTGTGGTTGGAACATCCATCTGTAAGGAAACCAACAGTTCGGATACTGGAGGTATCTGTAGGTGTAGGGTTCTCTACAgtagaaaatattctgtgaaatcATTTAGAATCATTAATCCCATAGCTTCTGTCTTTCTTGCGTAGTTTAATATTAAGCtgccttcaaatatttttcaagtgaTTGAAAACCTAATTGGATTGTGAGAGGTAATACTGTTAGCACCAAGTGATGTATGTATTATTGCTCTCAATTATATGTCCTTGAGTGCCATTCCTCTCTGTTCTGTGAAAGAGTTGTTTTCAGAATGATTTCAGAGTTAACATTGTAGGTTACTTATTCTCTTTTTAGGGCCTCTATGGCAGCGTGATTGTAGCAGGAGGAAACACTCTAATACAGAGTTTCACGGACAGATTGAACAGAGAGCTGTCTCAGAAAACTCCACCGGTAAAACAACTCTTTAAAGTGCTTCATTGAGTTACTTATCGTTTTGCTTTTCCGCCGTATAAATACACAAGCATGTATCATAGTGTTGACTTTGTTAGGAACCCAGCAGCTGAGGAGATTTCTGTGGGGTAAAGAAAtctcttctctaaagaaaagaaagaagtctcAACAAGTTCTTCTATGAAATTAATTCCAGCAGATATTATAACTGCTTCCTCGATATTTTACTTCTCCGTTCCTGCTTTCAGGTTGTGATTCTAAGTTCTGTAATTGTCCCTCAGCAACAGTCACTATTTCCCATGATGGCCTCTCCTGAAGTGCTGCTGACTAACTTGAGGCACATTCAGTCTTTCTGGCTGAGGTCTTGTCACTTTGTCATGGGAATTGTTCTTCCTGGATTCTACGGACAACTCAGCCTACTTGTAGATAAAACCTGGTGGTTTAACATACttgtacttatttttttaaaatcacttgatGTCAAGGAAAGTATTAATACCTTACACCTGTGTTCTCAAGAGTACATGTAGCTTATGATATTTCTTGAAAATTCGTATTCAAGAAAAAATGCTCTACTTGTAGCAACTCCGAAATCATGAATGTTACGAGAAACTAGGAAAAGTAGTTCCTTGCTGCTGCTATAATAGCCGAGGAGGAACCCACTGAAATTCAAAGATCTTACTGCTACAAggcattttgaaagcaaaaggaatgAATGGGTCCAAAAAGGACCAGAGGAGTGAAGTTCAGCAACGTCAGACATCTTAGTCCCAGTGCATGTTTTAAGTAGCCAAGTGTTAGAGATGATGATATATACTGTGAGCATTATTGCTCTCTACCTGCCCTGTTTCTAGCCTTAAAcatttgctgctgctccttgttGGGAGACAAAGATAAAAGCCGCACGTGCTCTGTTCTGCTATGGCTATTCTTCAATTCTAAGCACAGGGCAGATGAGCATTATTGCAAGTTTATTAAAATTGACCTTGTTCACTCGCATGTTGGTATATACACCAAGTTCTTTGTGctgtccttctcttttccctAAAGATCACCCACCTGCAATTTGTATGATTGTTCtttcattttaccttcttttctgtTCAGAGCATGCGCCTGAAGTTGATAGCGAACAACACAACAGTGGAGCGGAGGTTCAGCTCTTGGATTGGTGGTTCGATTTTGGCTTCTTTGGTTAGTAAACCTCTGTTACTATGTTGCTACACTAAGCGACACTGGCACCCAAAAATGTAATTACACCTATGTGTGCATTGCAGAGTTTGTACTACCATAGCAATCACAGTCTTGTCTATCCTCCTGGTAAGGTAAAGAgaatctgtttaaaaaacaagacaaTATGAGCATTTCCATTCAAAAAATAACTTGCCATTTTTAATGGCAAGGTGTGCATGCTTGAAATACGGTATCTAGAAATGACATGTATATGGTGCACCATGACAGTAGCATACCTGTTTCTGCGTCGTATTCCCAAGCTTAATTCTATACGTTACTGAGTTACAAAATGGTTTGTGGGGATTAATTTAGCAGTATGGGAAAGGGAGACAAATCAGCTTTCGGTACTGCAACTTCCTGTCTTTAGTTTAATCGCTACCGATATAAAACTCACAGGAAATAGTTAAGCAGGTCAAGTCCTCTTACCTCATTTAATGTAAAGACTTTGGTAGTTTTTTCCTCCTAGGAAAAGCTAATCATGTTTCCCTTAACctttttttattgtgtgtgttgttttgtttttgtagggTACTTTTCAACAGATGTGGATTTCTAAACAAGAATATGAAGAAGGAGGGAAACAGTGTGTAGAAAGAAAATGTCCTTAGACCTCTCACTGTGAAAACTGCTGCCTGCTCCGTGCTCCTTCTGTTTTATAGCTTTAGCATACTCAGGAATGGGATGGACTCTTTTTTGTAGAAAGTTTATATTGAATTTTTTGCATAATTCAAGTTCCATTTTTAACAAACCTTAGAAATTTTGAGAGACCTAATTGGTACTATcatagaaaaaagatttttacatcCCTTGTAAAGCAATACTTCATGTAACAAGCATTTTATAATTTTGTATAAATGTCTATTTTTCTCTAGTATCTTTTCCTGGGAACAGCTTTACAGTTTAGCGAGTAGAGGCATAACCTTGCAAATGCCCGTGcaaatttattaaaaatctgTTGTCTACTTTAATATATTAGTCTTCCTTGCTGGTACTTTGGCCTTaaattgctcttatttttctcttaaaaaaataaaatttggtctTTTATTTTGAGCAACTTTGTGAGTACTTGGAGAGAAAGttactcttctgttttaaaaattgaaagtttGTATTTAGTAATCTACTATAAAGTGACTCAGTTCAGTGTAACTTTGACTCTCTAATGACAGTGTTACATTCCATGTAGTGAATGTTCTATTAAGCACTGGTTTGCTAATTTTCTATTCTGGAgcaatttcatttcagtaaacTAATCAGTGCTTTCCACTTGATTTCTAAGAATGTATTTAATGCCTTTGTGATGTAGGTGAGAAGCAAAACTTGTTCGAGACAGGGAAATTAACGCCAAGAAACATCTCTCCAGGACAAGGAGCGTAGTCATAGAAGAGCTCAGGATGTGGCTTGGCATTTTCCAGGGAGCTGTAGCTCAGAGGGGTGGCCACTACTTGTTTATTGCTGATCGGCTCCCTCGGCTGACTCGCAGCAGGGTCAGTAAGTGCCTGCGTCTCGCGGGGGGAGTGTGCACTCAGGGTCAGAGGAagtaggaagatttttttttttcagcaggaacCGGCTGTCAAGATGCAGCTCTGTGTTGCTGTTCAGCTTACTTCGGTTTCCAGCTGTGTGATGTTCTGTATTGGGACACAATGAAGTTTTGCTCCTTATCTTAAAAACTGTGGAAAACCAAATAGCAtttaactgatttaaaaaaaaaataataaaatataaacagtaCTGCtacacttttttccttcctaaaagaCCTTGTGGGTAAATAATGATGAGGCCTCTAGTTGAAAAGGGTTTGACATTACCTCCAAACAATAAAGTAATATATCAAAACAGCCTGCCTTTGTCCTATCATGGTAACCATTAGTTTGCTCTTGTGACAAAGTTGCTTGCTCTAGATTTTCAAAGCTATTGACAAACAACATTTCTGTCACAAAATGAGGCAAACTTGACGTAAGTCACCAGCTACTGTTGTCACCCTGGAAGAAAAAGACTTAGTCTAGTTTGCATCCAGGTAGAGTGTGGAATATCAACTGAACTTGTATCTTAGCACGCCGCAGTGAATAATGCTTTATAAAATTACTGTGGCATCAGTGAAGTACTAAGATTGACTGGGCAGCTTGTTGCTGTAAGTGAAGATATAAAGtaggctttttttggttttcttttggttgaGACTATGAATTTTAAGCTTTCCTTCTGTGACATGTGCTTGTGTTTCATTATGTCTAATCAACTCTTATCTTCTGTGTATCTTAAAAGAATTGCAGTACGCTGGTAGTATCTGTGAATGTTCTAGCACCATATGGAGAGCAAAACGCTTTCTGGGGTTTTCTCACCACTGTAAAGAGTTTCTGTGTAAGAAGTGGGTATTTTGCGTGATGCAGAGGAGTAACTGAAGGTCAAGATGATGGAGATAAGACATGCCTATCTCCTACAGTTTTGGTTCCCTTGGAGCTTCCAGTGTTTTACCAGATTATATTGTAGCACGTTTACTTcctgaaaaaacagtatttgtgaCTTTATTCTAAGTTTCTACACAACCTCATCTGAAGGTTAAAAGCTGTCATGAAGTAGGTGTTTACCATCAAGTGAGAGCAGTAGCAGTACCCTTCTACTTCAGTTTCATAGAAAACTATTACCAGTCTTCCTTCAAACATTTTGCACACTGTAAAAAAGCACTGCACAAAAGTTGAATTTATACCTAGGAATGTAGGTATAAAGACGGCATTGTTAAAAGTTCACATGCTAAATATTTCATCCTTTCTAATAAACCAGTTCCTTTTAGCAGACTGAAGAGCGTATTTTCCCATGTTTTTATGCAGAAAGCACAGGTAACTTAGGTGATGTACCAGTAACGCAGATGATCAGGGAAACAACGGCTAGTACGTGAACTTCTGAGGCTCTCATCATCCTATCTGGTTTTAATGCACACCTGTAAACCACAGCAGGTAAATATTATCCCTACACTTTATACTTTCATCTGGcagtcagctgctgcttttcatatTAATGATGTATGTCTCTTACAATAGCTGATTAATATGTCAATTCTCAAATGTTTTTAGAAACAATTGTTAGGATTAATTTGAGTTATGCACCAAAGCTGCTTTGTAATTCCAGATCACAAGTTTAATTTAGGTcaaatgtggttttaaaaaagaaaaaagatggagacTCTCAGGAATGCTCAGTCAAGTTGTTCGCTGGTTTCGGGACTTGTTTCATGTTCCAGTCACAAAGATACTCGAGCAATTGCTTCAGCACTCTTCCAGCGTGTTACTGACTCTGAGACTTCACAGCAAGGTGAGGGAACTTCCTTTCCAAGACCTTCTGCCTCGTCTTCTCTAGGTTTTTCCGCCTTGCCCTTCTACATAAAGACTTTTCAAGTCTGAGCCTGAAATAAAGTCAGTGCGGTTAATTTCCAGATAGCTTGTAACAACCTTAATGAGTTCACCCCCTAGTCAAATAGAGGCTCCCAGTGATTAACAACTTCAGTATTAATTTGCTTGCAATATGCAAAAGTGCCtgcaaagcaaacttttttttttgcttttgaattctaCAAA
The sequence above is drawn from the Chroicocephalus ridibundus chromosome 6, bChrRid1.1, whole genome shotgun sequence genome and encodes:
- the ACTL6A gene encoding actin-like protein 6A gives rise to the protein MSGGVYGGDEVGALVFDIGSYTVRAGYAGEDCPKVDFPTAIGVVLERDNGSTLMEIDGDKGKQGGPTYYIDTNALRVPRENMEAISPLKNGMIEDWDSFQAILDHTYKMHIKSEASLHPVLMSEAPWNTRAKREKLTELMFEHYNIPAFFLCKTAVLTAFANGRSTGLILDSGATHTTAIPVHDGYVLQQGIVKSPLAGDFITMQCRELFQEMNIEIIPPYMIASKEAVREGSPANWKRKEKLPQVTRSWHNYMCNCVIQDFQASVLQVSDSTYDEQVAAQMPTVHYEFPNGYNCDFGAERLKIPEGLFDPSNVKGLSGNTMLGVSHVVTTSVGMCDIDIRPGLYGSVIVAGGNTLIQSFTDRLNRELSQKTPPSMRLKLIANNTTVERRFSSWIGGSILASLGTFQQMWISKQEYEEGGKQCVERKCP